One window from the genome of Xylanivirga thermophila encodes:
- a CDS encoding helix-turn-helix domain-containing protein, giving the protein MNSQTYNTLEGCTIFRESELVYINKSTELEKYCGIMHKHDFIEIAYVISGNGIHIIGDYEYKVSEGDLFIINYDMEHGFFSDPNSKKVPIVYNCAFMPEFLDVSLLEAKHFENITSSFLFKSLFPDDYAPSPDLHLKGAAFNEIGGIFSKMYSEYNLRQKGYMDIIRAYLIELIIKIFRYIDNEDKKHISLKNKKIVESAIEYLKENYNSDIKLEELAMKSFISKNYFSTLFKETTGINFSDFVQKLRIDEACKLLKTTDMKVIDIAHEVGFNDIKFFYEVFKRVTSQTPGSYRNSH; this is encoded by the coding sequence ATGAATAGTCAAACTTATAATACCCTTGAAGGATGTACGATTTTTAGAGAAAGTGAACTTGTTTACATAAATAAATCCACGGAGCTTGAAAAATATTGTGGTATCATGCATAAACATGATTTTATAGAGATTGCCTATGTTATTTCCGGCAATGGTATCCATATTATAGGTGACTATGAATATAAGGTTTCCGAAGGGGATCTTTTTATCATAAATTATGATATGGAACATGGTTTTTTCTCAGACCCAAATAGCAAGAAAGTTCCTATAGTATATAATTGTGCCTTTATGCCTGAATTTCTAGATGTTTCGCTTTTAGAGGCAAAACATTTTGAGAATATTACATCTTCATTTTTGTTTAAATCATTATTTCCTGATGACTACGCCCCTTCACCCGATCTACATCTTAAAGGGGCAGCCTTTAATGAAATTGGTGGCATATTCAGCAAAATGTATTCTGAATATAACCTTAGGCAAAAGGGATATATGGATATAATCAGGGCCTATTTAATTGAGCTTATAATCAAGATATTCAGATATATAGATAATGAAGATAAAAAGCATATATCTCTAAAAAACAAAAAAATAGTAGAGAGTGCAATAGAATACCTAAAAGAAAACTATAATTCTGATATAAAACTCGAAGAGCTTGCTATGAAATCCTTCATAAGTAAAAACTATTTCAGCACACTCTTCAAAGAAACAACCGGCATAAACTTCTCTGATTTCGTCCAAAAACTGAGAATAGATGAAGCATGCAAATTGCTCAAGACAACAGATATGAAAGTCATTGACATAGCCCATGAAGTTGGATTTAATGATATAAAATTTTTCTATGAGGTATTTAAAAGGGTCACCAGTCAGACGCCAGGTAGCTATAGAAATTCACACTAA